The DNA region CGCATCGGCACCCCCGCCGTCACCACCGCGGGCATGGGCGAACCGGAGATGGCCGAGATCGCCTCGCTCATCGGGCGGGTACTGCGCAACGTCGACGACGAAGACGAACAAGCGACCGTGCGCAGCGAGGTCAACGTCCTCTGCTCGAAGTTCACCCCGTACCCGGCCTGAGCCGGGGCTGATGCTCGGATACGCCATCGTCCTGGCCGTCGCCGCCCTGGTGACGTACGGCGCCACCTTCGTCGTACGGCGGGTGGCCGTGCGCATCGGCGCAGTGGTGCGGCCCGACGGGCGGCGGGTACACGAGAAGCCCACGCCCACGGCGGGCGGGGCGGCCATGTACTTCGCCTTCCTCGTGGCCATGGCGGTGGCCTGGCAGCTCCCCCAGTTCGACCCGGTGTTCTCGGGCTCGTCCGAGCCCCTGGGGGTGGTGCTGGCGGGCTCGATCATCTTCGCCGTGGGCCTGGTCGACGACCTGCGGGAGGTCTCGGCCCCCGCCAAGTTGGCGGGCATGGTGCTGGCGGGCACCGCCCTCTACTTCCTCGGCGTGACGATGTTCTACTTCCGCATCCCCTTCGCCGACTTCGTCTCGCTGTCGGCCGACCTGGTGCCGCTGGTCACCGTGTTGTGGGTGGTGGGCATCGCCAACGCCCTCAACCTCATCGACGGGCTCGACGGCCTGGCCGCGGGGATCGTGGCCATCGCCGCCGCCGCCTTCTTCGTCTACGGCGACCGCCTGTTCGACAACGGGCTGCTGCCGCCCGACAACATCGGCCCGCTGGTGGCGGTCATCGCCCTCGGCGTGTGCCTGGGGTTCCTGCCCCACAACTTCCACCCGGCCCGGGTCTTCATGGGCGACGCCGGCGCGCTGTTCCTCGGCCTGCTCATGGCGGCCTCGACCATGGTGGTGGGCGGCCGCACCGCCGATCAGTTCAGCGGCCAGACCTACTTCTTCTTCGCCCCCATCTTCATCCCGTTCTTCATCCTCGGCGTGCCGATCTTCGACACCCTGTTCGCCATCGTGCGCCGCTCCCGTCGCCGTTCGGGCTTCGCCGTGGCCGACAAGGAGCACCTGCACCACCGGCTCATGCGCCTGGGCCACGGCCATCGCCGCTCGGTGCTGATCCTGTGGGCGTGGACGGCGATCCTGTCGGGGCTCGTGCTCATGCCCACCTTCTCCAACGAGGGCAACGCGGTGATCCCCTTCGCGGCGGCCGCCCTCGGCGTGGCTCTCTACACGCTGTTCCACCCGGGCATCCGCCAGAAGTCGGAGATCGAGGTGGAGGAGGGGCTGGCCCCCGTCGTCCCCTTGGAGGAACGCCGCTCCGCCAACTGATCCCCCACCAGAACCGGGTTGGAATTGCGGGCAGACCGGCTGCTCTCGTAGATTGCTACCGCATTCACAAGCGGCATGAGCCCCCTGCGCCACGCCGCTTCCACCGCCACTCACGAGGGCAATTCCGAGCTTTGGACAAGCGCGACGCACGCGGCCTTTACAACGGGTTCGGGAACGGCTTGTCGCGCGCGTTCGAGTTGGCGGTCACCCCCGCCGTCTTCGGCGGCATCGGCTACGCCCTCGACCGCCGCTTCGACCTCGTGCCGGTGCTGACGATCGTCCTCGTGCTGCTCGCCCTGGTCGGCATGTTCGTGCGCATGTGGTACGGCTACGACGCCGAGATGAAGGTCCACGAAGCCGCCGGACCGTGGGCGGCCCAGCAGTGAGCGCGGCGGTAACCACCCGCGACGACGGCCCCGCCGTCGAGCGCGAGATCGTCACCGACATGGTCAAGCGGGGCCTGCCCGCTGTGCCGGTGCTGCTCATCCTCGGCGCCGCGGGCTGGGGCTTCGACGGCGTGGTGTCGACCGCCTACGCCATCGCCATCGTGGTCGCCAACCTCATCCTCTCCTCGGCCATCCTGGCCTGGTCGGCCCGCATCTCGCTGGGCCTGCTCATGGGTGCCGCCTTGTTCGGCTACCTCATCCGCCTCGGCCTCATCGCCCTCGCCGTCCTCGCCGTCAAGGACATGGGCTGGGTCGAACTGTGGCCTCTCGGCCTCGCCCTCATCGTCACCCACCTCGGCCTCCTGCTGTGGGAGATGCGTTACGTGTCCGCCTCACTCGCCTTCCCCGGCCTGAAGCCCCGAAAGGACTGAGCTGGTGCAGTTGCTTGCTCTGGAGTTCCCGCCCATCAGCCACCTCGTCGAGTGGCCCGACTTCTTCGCCAACGGCCAGTGGTACGCCCTCAACAAGGTCGGCGCCCTCTGCCTGCTGTCGATGCTCTTCACCCTGATCATCTTCTTCGTGGCGGGCAGCCGGGCAGCCCTGGTGCCCACGGGCGTGCAGAACATCGCCGAGGCGTCGGTCGACTTCGTGCGCGACGGGATCGTGCTCCAGACCATGGGCGAGGAGGGCATGCACCGGAAGTGGGTGATGCCGTTCCTCACCTCGCTCTTCTGGTTCATCCTGTTCGCCAACATCTTCGAGATCATCCCCGGCGTGCAGATGCCGGCCACCGCCCGCATGGCCCTTCCCGCCTTGCTGGCCATCCTGGTGTGGTTCATCTTCAACGGCGTCGGCATCGCCAACCAGGGCCTGGGCGGCTACCTCAAGAACTCGCTGTTCCCGCCGGGCGTGCCCAAGGCGCTGTACATCCTGGTCACCCCCATCGAGCTCATCTCCACCTTCGTCGTGCGGCCCTTCTCGCTGGCCGTCCGTCTCTTCGCCAACTTGTTGGCGGGCCACATCCTGCTGGTGACCTTCGCCGTTCTCGCCACCGCGTTGTACGAGGCCGCCGGCGTGTTGAAGATCGTCACCGTCCTGCCCTTCGTGATGCTCGTGTTCCTGACCGGCTTCGAGATCCTGGTCTCGTTCCTGCAGGCGTACATCTTCACGATCCTTGCCGCCGTCTACATCGGTGGCGCTATGCACCCCGAGCACTGACAGCCAAGGAGGCTCAGACACCAATGGCACTTCCCGCACTCCTCGCACAGGTCGCCGGCGAAGACCAGATCGCGTTCGGCGAAGCGATCTCGGCCGGTTTCGCCTACGGCCTCGCGGCCATCGGCCCCGGCATCGGCATCGGTTACCTGGTGGGCCAGTCGGTCCAGGCCATGGCCCGTCAGCCCGAGGCCGCCGGCATGGTCCGCACCACGATGTTCCTGGGCATCGCCTTCACCGAGGCCCTCGCCCTCATCGGCTTCGTCGTGTTCATCCTCCTCAAGTTCGCCTAGGAGAACCGTCATGCGATTCCGCAAGCTCGCCGCCGGCGTCCTGCTGGCCGGTGCCTTCGTCCTCGGTGGGTTCGCGCCCGCCGGGGCGGAGGAGACCGACGGCACCGGCCCCAAGGACCACGCGGCCGAGGAGTGCATCCACATCCTCGAAGGCGGGGGAACCGCGGAGGAGTGCCACGAGGCACCCAACCCGATCCTGCCTGCGACCAACGAGTTGGTGTTCGGCGCCCTGTCGTTCGCCATCCTCTTCGGCCTCATGTACAAGTTCGCCTATCCGGCGGTGGCCAAGGGCATGCAGGCCCGCACCGACCGCATCCGGGAGAACTTGGATGACGCCGAGCGGGTGAAGACCGAAGCCCAGACGATCCTCGAGGAGTACCAGCGGCAGTTGGCCGACGCTCGCAACGAGTCGAACCGCATCATCGAGGAGGCCCGTCAGACGGCCGACCAGCTGCGGCGCGACCTCATGCAGCGGGCCGAGGCCGAGGTGGCCGAGCTCAAGCAGCGGACGCAGGACGACATCAACGCCGCCCGCGACCGCACCATGGGCGAACTGCGCGAGCAGGTCGCCGGCCTGGCCATCGAGTTGGCCGAGAAGGTCGTGGAGGCCAACCTCGACCGCGACACCAACATCGCCCTGATCGAGCGGTACATCGAGCAGGTGGGGTCGCAGCGCTGATGGCCGATCGCATCGACGCCTACGCGGCGGCGCTCTTCGAAGTGGCCCGGGCCGAGGGTTCCCTCGACCGCGTCGAGGAAGAGCTCTTCCGGGTCGCCCGCACCATCGAGGGCTCCGACGAGCTGCGTTCCACGCTGACCGACCAGGCCGTCCCGGTCGAGCGGCGGCAGGGGATCGTCGAGGACCTCCTCGGCAGCCGGGCGTCGAACGTCACCACCGCGCTCGTCTCGTTCGTGGTGGGCTCGGGTCGCAGCAAGGACCTGCCCGCCATCATCGACCGGTTGGTGGAGCGGGCGGCCGAGGAGCGGTCGCAGGCTGTGGCCGAAGTCCGCTCCGTCATCCCGCTCGACGACTCGCAGAAGGACCGCTTGGCCGCCGCCCTGGGCAAGGCCACCGGAAAGAACATCTCGGTCAAGGTCGTCGTCGACCCCAGCATCCTCGGCGGCATCGTGGCTCAGGTGGGCGACACCGTGATCGACGGCAGCGTCCGCAGCCGACTGAACCAACTACGCGAAGCACTGTAAGGAGCTTTGGCATGGCCGACATCCAGATCAGCGCCGACGACATCGCCAGCGCCCTTCGCACCCGACTGGCGGGCTACAGCCCCACGTTGGCGTCGAACCAGGTCGGCCGTGTGGTCGAAGTGGGCGACGGCATCGCCCGCGTCTCGGGCCTCCCCAACGCCGCGGTCAACGAGCTGCTCGAGTTCGAAGGCGGGGTGCAGGGCATCGCCCTGAACCTCGACGAGGAGTCGATCGGCGCCGTCATCCTCGGCGAGGTCACGCACATCCAGGAAGGCGACCCGGTGAAGTCGACCGGCCGCATTCTCTCGATCCCCGTGGGCGACGGCCTGCTGGGCCGTGTGGTCGACCCCCTGGGCATCCCCATCGACGGCAAGGGTGCGCTGACCAACACCGAGATGCGCCGGATCGAGGTGCAGGCCCCCGGCGTCGTCGACCGCCAGCCGGTGAAGGAGCCCCTGCAGACCGGCATCAAGGTCATCGACGCCATGACCCCCATCGGGCGCGGCCAGCGTGAGCTGATCATCGGCGACCGCAAGACCGGCAAGACGTCGGTGGCCGTCGACACCATCATCAACCAGCGCGGCCTCGGCGTGAAGTGCATCTACGTGGCCATCGGCCAGAAGGCCTCCACCGTGGCCGAGATCGTGGCCACCCTCGAGGCTGCGGGCTCGATGGAGTACACGGTCGTGGTCAACGCCCCGGCGTCGGACCCCTCGCCGTTCAAGTACCTCGCCCCCTACTCGGGCTGCGCCATGGGCCAGCACTGGATGGAGAACGGCCAGGCCGCCCTCATCGTCTACGACGACCTGTCGAAGCAGGCCGAGGCCTACCGCCAGATGTCGCTGCTGCTGCGCCGCCCGCCGGGCCGCGAGGCCTACCCGGGCGACGTGTTCTACCTCCACTCCCGCCTGTTGGAGCGGGCCGCCAAGCTGTCCGACCGCCTCGGCGGCGGGTCGCTCACCGCGCTGCCCGTCATCGAGACCAAGGCCGGCGACATCTCGGCCTACATCCCGACCAACGTCATCTCCATCACCGACGGCCAGATCTTCTTGGACCTCGACCTGTTCAACTCGGGCGTGCGCCCGGCCATGAACGTGGGCACCTCGGTCTCCCGAGTCGGCGGCTCGGCCCAGATCAAGGCCATGAAGGCGGTCTCGGGTGGCGTCAAGCTCGACCTGGCCAACTTCCGTGAGCTGGAGGCATTCGCCTCCTTCGGTTCCGAGCTCGACAAGGCCTCGCAGAACCTGATCGACCGTGGCCGCCGGCTGGTCGAGCTGCTCAAGCAGTCGAACGGCCGCCCGCTGCCCGTCGAAGAGCAGGTGGTGTCGATCTACGCGGGCACCAGCGGCTTCCTCGACGACCTCCCGGTGGCCGACGTGCGCCGCTTCGAGGCCGAGTTGCTGGAGGACGTTCGTTCCCGCCACCGCAGCGTGCTCGACGCCATCCGCGGCGGCGCGGCGCTGCCCGAGGACGACCTCAAGGCCGCCGTCTCCGACTTCAAGTCGCGGTTCGTTCCCACCGCGACGGAGGCGTAGCAGCCCCATGGCAGGTGGTCAGGAACGCGTCCTGCGACGACGGATCAAGTCCGTCCAGTCGACCAAGAAGATCACGCGGGCGATGGAGCTCATCGCCGCCAGCCGGATCGTCAAGGCGCAGCAGCGCGTGGCCGCCGCACGCCCGTACAGCGAGCAGATCACCGAGGTGATCCGCAACCTGGCCAGCGCCGGTGCAGGCGCCGGGCAGCCGTTGTTGACGCCGCGTGAGGACGTGCGCACCGTCGGCTACATCGTCATCTCGGCCGACCGCGGCCTGGCGGGCGGCTACAACTCCGGCGTCATCCGGGCCACCGAGACGGCCATCAAGGCCGACATCGCCGCCGGTCGGCAGTACGCCCTCATCACCTGCGGCAAGAAGGCCCAGACCTACTTCCGCTTCCGGGGCTACGACATCACTGCGGCGTTCACAGGGTTCAGCGAGAAGCCCAGCTACGAGAACGCCCGCGAGGTGGCCGACGCCGTGGTGGGCCGCTTCGACGAGGGCGAGATCGACCAGGTCGAGCTCGTCTACACCCAGTTCCTCTCGGCCGCCTCGCAGCGGGTCGTCATGCGCCGGTTCATGCCGCTGGAGCCCGAGGCGCTGACCGAGGCGGCGGCCGCCGGCCCGCAGGCCGACTACGAGTTCGAGCCGTCGCCCGACGCCATCCTCACCCGCCTGCTCCCGCGCTACGTCGAGGCCCGGCTCTTCGCCGCCATGCTCGACGCCGCCGCCTCCGAGCAGGCCGCCCGCCAGCGGGCCATGAAGTCCGCAACCGACAACGCCGAGGAGCTCATCAAGAGCCTCACCCGGATCATGAACCGGGCTCGGCAGGAGTCCATCACCACCGAGATCATGGAGATCGTGGGCGGCGCCGAGGCGATGGCCCAGGCCAAGGGCGGCGTCGACCTCCTGCCCGACAACCTCCAAAGCAGGGATTTCCTCCCCGACACCCCAGGAGCTTTCCGATGACCGTGGCCAACGTTGAGCCCACCACCGAGCAGGCCCCGTTGAAGGACGGCCGCATCGTCGCCATCGTCGGCCCCGTCGTCGACGTTGAGTTCGCGCCCGACGCGCTGCCCGAGATCAACACCGCCCTCGAGTTCGACATCGAGACCGAGCAGGGCACGATCGTGGTCACCGCCGAGGTGGCCCAGCACATCGGCGAGAGCCGGGTGCGAGCCATCGCCATGAAGCAGACCGACGGCCTTAAGCGGGGCACGCCGGTGCGCAACACGGGCAAGGGCATCAGCGTGCCGGTCGGCAGCGCCACCCTCGGCCACGTGTTCAACGTCATCGGCGAGACCCTCGACACCGGCGGCGAGATGATCGAAGGCGACGCCCGTTGGGAGATCCACCGCCCGGCCCCGCCCT from Acidimicrobiales bacterium includes:
- a CDS encoding MraY family glycosyltransferase, with the translated sequence MLGYAIVLAVAALVTYGATFVVRRVAVRIGAVVRPDGRRVHEKPTPTAGGAAMYFAFLVAMAVAWQLPQFDPVFSGSSEPLGVVLAGSIIFAVGLVDDLREVSAPAKLAGMVLAGTALYFLGVTMFYFRIPFADFVSLSADLVPLVTVLWVVGIANALNLIDGLDGLAAGIVAIAAAAFFVYGDRLFDNGLLPPDNIGPLVAVIALGVCLGFLPHNFHPARVFMGDAGALFLGLLMAASTMVVGGRTADQFSGQTYFFFAPIFIPFFILGVPIFDTLFAIVRRSRRRSGFAVADKEHLHHRLMRLGHGHRRSVLILWAWTAILSGLVLMPTFSNEGNAVIPFAAAALGVALYTLFHPGIRQKSEIEVEEGLAPVVPLEERRSAN
- a CDS encoding AtpZ/AtpI family protein; this translates as MDKRDARGLYNGFGNGLSRAFELAVTPAVFGGIGYALDRRFDLVPVLTIVLVLLALVGMFVRMWYGYDAEMKVHEAAGPWAAQQ
- a CDS encoding ATP synthase subunit I, with the protein product MSAAVTTRDDGPAVEREIVTDMVKRGLPAVPVLLILGAAGWGFDGVVSTAYAIAIVVANLILSSAILAWSARISLGLLMGAALFGYLIRLGLIALAVLAVKDMGWVELWPLGLALIVTHLGLLLWEMRYVSASLAFPGLKPRKD
- the atpB gene encoding F0F1 ATP synthase subunit A, encoding MQLLALEFPPISHLVEWPDFFANGQWYALNKVGALCLLSMLFTLIIFFVAGSRAALVPTGVQNIAEASVDFVRDGIVLQTMGEEGMHRKWVMPFLTSLFWFILFANIFEIIPGVQMPATARMALPALLAILVWFIFNGVGIANQGLGGYLKNSLFPPGVPKALYILVTPIELISTFVVRPFSLAVRLFANLLAGHILLVTFAVLATALYEAAGVLKIVTVLPFVMLVFLTGFEILVSFLQAYIFTILAAVYIGGAMHPEH
- the atpE gene encoding ATP synthase F0 subunit C; protein product: MAFGEAISAGFAYGLAAIGPGIGIGYLVGQSVQAMARQPEAAGMVRTTMFLGIAFTEALALIGFVVFILLKFA
- the atpF gene encoding F0F1 ATP synthase subunit B, with protein sequence MRFRKLAAGVLLAGAFVLGGFAPAGAEETDGTGPKDHAAEECIHILEGGGTAEECHEAPNPILPATNELVFGALSFAILFGLMYKFAYPAVAKGMQARTDRIRENLDDAERVKTEAQTILEEYQRQLADARNESNRIIEEARQTADQLRRDLMQRAEAEVAELKQRTQDDINAARDRTMGELREQVAGLAIELAEKVVEANLDRDTNIALIERYIEQVGSQR
- the atpH gene encoding ATP synthase F1 subunit delta; translation: MADRIDAYAAALFEVARAEGSLDRVEEELFRVARTIEGSDELRSTLTDQAVPVERRQGIVEDLLGSRASNVTTALVSFVVGSGRSKDLPAIIDRLVERAAEERSQAVAEVRSVIPLDDSQKDRLAAALGKATGKNISVKVVVDPSILGGIVAQVGDTVIDGSVRSRLNQLREAL
- the atpA gene encoding F0F1 ATP synthase subunit alpha, translated to MADIQISADDIASALRTRLAGYSPTLASNQVGRVVEVGDGIARVSGLPNAAVNELLEFEGGVQGIALNLDEESIGAVILGEVTHIQEGDPVKSTGRILSIPVGDGLLGRVVDPLGIPIDGKGALTNTEMRRIEVQAPGVVDRQPVKEPLQTGIKVIDAMTPIGRGQRELIIGDRKTGKTSVAVDTIINQRGLGVKCIYVAIGQKASTVAEIVATLEAAGSMEYTVVVNAPASDPSPFKYLAPYSGCAMGQHWMENGQAALIVYDDLSKQAEAYRQMSLLLRRPPGREAYPGDVFYLHSRLLERAAKLSDRLGGGSLTALPVIETKAGDISAYIPTNVISITDGQIFLDLDLFNSGVRPAMNVGTSVSRVGGSAQIKAMKAVSGGVKLDLANFRELEAFASFGSELDKASQNLIDRGRRLVELLKQSNGRPLPVEEQVVSIYAGTSGFLDDLPVADVRRFEAELLEDVRSRHRSVLDAIRGGAALPEDDLKAAVSDFKSRFVPTATEA
- a CDS encoding F0F1 ATP synthase subunit gamma → MAGGQERVLRRRIKSVQSTKKITRAMELIAASRIVKAQQRVAAARPYSEQITEVIRNLASAGAGAGQPLLTPREDVRTVGYIVISADRGLAGGYNSGVIRATETAIKADIAAGRQYALITCGKKAQTYFRFRGYDITAAFTGFSEKPSYENAREVADAVVGRFDEGEIDQVELVYTQFLSAASQRVVMRRFMPLEPEALTEAAAAGPQADYEFEPSPDAILTRLLPRYVEARLFAAMLDAAASEQAARQRAMKSATDNAEELIKSLTRIMNRARQESITTEIMEIVGGAEAMAQAKGGVDLLPDNLQSRDFLPDTPGAFR
- a CDS encoding F0F1 ATP synthase subunit beta (Produces ATP from ADP in the presence of a proton gradient across the membrane. The beta chain is a regulatory subunit), with the protein product MTVANVEPTTEQAPLKDGRIVAIVGPVVDVEFAPDALPEINTALEFDIETEQGTIVVTAEVAQHIGESRVRAIAMKQTDGLKRGTPVRNTGKGISVPVGSATLGHVFNVIGETLDTGGEMIEGDARWEIHRPAPPFDELEPQSKMFETGLKVVDLLEPYVQGGKIGLFGGAGVGKTVLILEMITRVARQHGGVSVFAGVGERTREGNDLWLEMAESGVLKNTALVYGQMDEPPGVRLRVALSALTMAEYF